In Leptodactylus fuscus isolate aLepFus1 chromosome 2, aLepFus1.hap2, whole genome shotgun sequence, one genomic interval encodes:
- the SLC25A30 gene encoding kidney mitochondrial carrier protein 1, which produces MSAANWKPFIYGGLASITAECGTFPIDLTKTRLQVQGQTNDAKYKEIRYRGMTHALVRICREEGLTALYSGIAPAMLRQASYGTIKIGTYQSLKRLFVDRPEDETLVLNVFCGVLSGVVSSCIANPTDVLKIRMQAQGSVMQGGMIGNFINIYQQEGTRGLWKGVSLTAQRAAIVVGVELPVYDITKKHLILSGLMGDTIYTHFLSSFTCGLAGALASNPVDVVRTRMMNQRSMGEMSGYKGTLDCLLQTWKNEGFFALYKGFWPNWLRLGPWNIIFFITYEQLKKLNL; this is translated from the exons ATGTCTGCTGCTAACTGGAAGCCGTTTATATATGGAGGTCTAGCCTCGATTACGGCTGAATGTG GTACATTTCCTATAGACTTAACCAAAACACGTCTCCAAGTCCAGGGGCAAACTAATGATGCCAAATACAAAGAAATTCGCTACCGAGGTATGACTCATGCTCTTGTTAGGATATGCAGAGAAGAGGGGCTGACAGCGTTATATTCTGG GATTGCACCAGCAATGCTTCGCCAGGCATCATATGGCACTATAAAAATTGGAACGTATCAGAGCTTGAAGAGGCTATTTGTTGATCGTCCAGAAG ATGAGACGCTGGTTCTCAATGTATTTTGTGGTGTGTTATCTGGAGTAGTTTCCTCATGCATCGCCAACCCCACTGATGTCCTTAAG ATAAGAATGCAAGCACAAGGCAGTGTGATGCAAGGGGGAATGATTGGGAACTTCATCAATATTTACCAGCAGGAAGGCACACGAGGACTGTGGAAA GGAGTATCGCTAACTGCCCAGAGAGCTGCTATTGTAGTAGGAGTGGAGCTGCCTGTCTATGACATTACCAAGAAACACTTGATCTTGTCTGGACTGATGGGTGACACTATCTATACACACTTTCT GTCAAGTTTTACTTGTGGATTGGCGGGAGCATTAGCATCGAATCCAGTTGACGTTGTAAGAACCCGAATGATGAATCAAAGGTCAATGGGTGAGATGTCTGGTTACAAGGGCACCCTGGACTGTTTACTGCAG acCTGGAAAAATGAAGGCTTTTTCGCTCTGTACAAAGGGTTTTGGCCAAACTGGTTAAGATTGGGACCTTGGAATATAATT